The genomic segment ATGAAGTGCACCCCTGAAATGAAATACATATTAATTATATTTGACATCTTCATTATTACAGAATAGttaggctacatttacacaaATTGAAAAAACGTCGATCACAGAGCCGTTTTCAGAGTTATTAGAAGACAATGGGCctattcacatggccattttttaACAGCCAGTAAATAGCAGCcataaaaaaataggacatgtcaggACTCAATGCTGATCTGgagatatttgtttttttgttaaacaATGGGACATTCGCTCATCTACCGACGGAAGATCGcatgtctggctgtttatcagcactgcgGTCTTCCCTTGGTGATGAGTGCATGTACCCCCTACTTCTTCCTAATATCCATGCTAACATGATGGAATGAATATGTGGGAAAAATCAAGGTAGAAAATGCACATCCCCAAGAATAACAGATGGATACTAATAGTCACAATAGGTGAGATCACAAAGAGAAAGTCTGAACCAATTATGTCTATAACTAAAGTATAaaattgaaattttaaaaaatattttatgtagTATGTATAGTGTAAGAAAATGCAAACAATATGAAAAAAACGTATCACCATGGCGAAAAACGCATGACAACCGCAACAAAATCGCAAGCATGAAAAATCTGTATTTAATCAAACAAACGGAAATGATAATCAGCAACAATAGTAAATGAAAGATGTCCCACTACAAATAAATCTGAGGCACATACAGAAAATCTGTAAAATTGGAAAATGATACCCGGAATAATCCATACCGGTTTTTGAATACAACCATTCTAGGTATAAAAACGCATAATTCATGCAAGAGGGgtactgccactgaggaaggggagagccatcccgaaacacgtctggtaaaaactatgatttaaacatAAATCTCACCCAGAAAGAACGGACTTTATTCTGATTcaaaacagtgcactgttaatcCTACAAACAAACGATCACCTAACACAATCGAGGATTTGATCGAGGATTTGATCGAGGATTTGATCGAGGATTTGATCGAGGATTTGATCGAGGATTTGATCGAGGATTTGATCGAGGATTTGATCGAGATATATCGGAAGATTCTGTCCTGCCTGCTTGAAAGTCAGTTCCGTGAGTACCACCCACGTGGTGGAATCAACTTCCAACCAAAGGAGGGACGCCGACGGAggaacagccgggacgccggtcTGTAGTTGGTCTTAGAAGGTACCACGGGAATCGACAAGCAGTTCGGGACAAATAAAGGTAAGCCCCCGAGGTGGGTTATCAGTACCGGCATAAAAGGATTTTGCTGACCGGTGATTATATTCCTCACAAAAGGACTCAATACATCCAATTCGATATAAACAAATTGCTATATATCGCCTTATTTCTCTATCACTGCAGTGAGACATTGTGgattacattgttgcaacaaagaacaCCAAATTGTGATTTCAGATTTATATTCAAATTCCAGTAGCAGATTAATTGTTGCCATGCCTCAGAATGCTTAACCAATTGATCTAGCAATCTGCTAGCTACCTATTTAGAGCAACTatactttttttatgtaattgtatttaatattttattacatattttttatatttatatattttaacatATTGTGTCTGTattaaacatataaacatattgTGGTCCAGACTTTGCCCATGTTGTCCCATATGTAAAGTGTGCCAGTCTTCCATTGCAAGTTATTTTATTTGAAGGGTGAATCAATTTAGATCTGAGCACCTGACCATGATTGTGAGGAGGTGAGCTATTTTCATATAGACTTTACAGACATgacctatttttgtctgttttcacAGCCAggcgaaccccattgaaatcaataggccTGTTTTTAAAAGCtatttagacaggagtgcacctgtctgacattaaaaattagtaaaaattcctttcaggggttaaaatgaaaaaataaattaaaataatactcACTTTACCCACTTAAACCAGAGAGAACACTTACTTTGCACTGGAGGGAGCAGGATCGGACTCTCCCAGAGTTGTGATGtcttatgtgatgtcatgatgctGGAAGCATCAGTTCCTGCCCCCTCCAGTGCAGAGCCAGCATTCCCTCTCGTTCAAGTGGAtgtggtgagtatttttttttttgacccagcatAACAGAAGGCACTATTGGGGGCAATATTTATACTGGAGGATCTAATTGATCAATGACTGCACGAGATTTCTTTACTAATTACATATTCTTTTATGCACCATCcaacttttataatatatatattttatgttattatatTTATATCATAGATAGGGAACTATGGACACTAGGGCCCGGGTGTGACTGCAACCTCTGCATTCCTGACTGTAATAAAGTCTTGCTATGtttatacattttaaattattattaaaggggttatccaaacatgtaccccccccccccccccccccacgaagGGGAGATTCAGCGACGGCCGTGGAGGGATCCGGAAGGACACAGGtgtcggggaccaggtaagtattctcTATATGGGGGGGTATTAGAGGTTTGGATAACCCCCGCGCATTGCTGGGGGGGTGTTAgaggtttggataacccctttaactattcctCTAAATGCTTTTATATTGAGTGAAAAAAATGTCATAGACAATTATTCAAGCAAAATTTTAATGTGCCATTGTTATCTTACTGATTATAAAGATTTACACATTCTGTTAAGatgaaaatgtatattttagtGTAAGATATCCTTGTTTAGTAAAGGGTATCTATCAGGTCATGAAAGAGATTGATATTAATTATGGAAATATATAATCAATTGCATTGTACAGAAAATAGTGTCAACTATACAATAGATGAAATAACTCAGGAACGGGTGACTACTCGAGCCTAGCACCACTATATCTCCATTAAGACGCAAGTCATGCTCAGCACAATGCTGTAGCCCATGTTCCCTTTTTCTGAAAACTGATGTAAAtccattgataaatctccccattgtATTGCATCTTAATACCAGCGGTTACAGTTCATTATAATTGAATTATACATGTATTTTGTTagaaaaataaacttacctcacGGTCATGGGGTTTACTGAGCTTCACTTTTCTTATACAGCTGTCAAGCTCTGCTTGGTTTTTTCCTGTAGCTACATGCAATTTTGGAGTCTGTGATCGAAAACACATTAATGCTGTGTCTAGGCACTCTTCCTAAAAATCAGAAGAAACAGAAGTACTTGAATTATGATATATGAGAACTAGATTCATGTATATAATGAAAGCACAGCCACAAACACAGCATGCATCATCTCAACACAAGGTATTTACGAAGCTCACTTTTGTCATCTGAgaataaactggtgtaaagtagaactggcttagatgtccatagcaaccaatcagattcaacctttcaatttccaaaggagctgtcaaaaatgaaaggtggaatctgattggttgccatgggcagctaagccagttctactttacgccatttatgataaatgaccccataagatAAAGAATATTAGATGGAGGCAAAGTAATTGTTATAAAGCCTGACGGCCAGCTATGCACCCAGAACAACTTCTGAAAAACACAGCCACAACCTGAGGAATACAGCCATTTACTCCTACTTGTTAGCCTACTTCTTAGAAACGTTGGCTTTTGTGGTATAGAGCTTGGTTAACACTATCATACTGCTATCGGTAAGATTAACCGTTAGCGTTAGTAGAAAGTAAATGAGCCAATTACTTCTGtcacaacaaaaaaaacacacataaaggATTTTGTTTACTTCTTTAGTAAAACATTGAAAGGTCTACATGCAGATGCATTTAGTGTTTTTTGGGTCAGTGGAGCTATTGTCAAAACCCAGTATACTCtagttgtgttttttgtttttttttctattcatttGTTTCCATTATCTTCTCTATAAGActttgaaaaaaatactaaatgtcACACAAACACCATTCAAGGGCAACTAAACCCATAATCAAAACACAAGAACAACCAACAAAATGtagaatactaaatctaccaagataaatatatatatatatatatatatatatatatataaaattattattattattttatgtgaaAGAGTCAATGAGAGGGTGTGACGGGACTTCCCCACAACTATAAGCTAAGTGATATACCTGACATCATGCCTCAGTTCATTCCAATGCAAAGTATTCAGATATGACATTCATTGGTTTGcttatcaagattattttttattgctgTTCAGTCCGATGAGTTTTGTCAGCTATTGCATTTGCATTCTCTGGGGAACATTGACACTATGAAAGCTGTAAAGCCCTTGCAAACCACAAGTTCTGTTTTATGAGATTATTTTACAGTAACTGAGGTGGAAATATGTGCATCATGGCATATATTTCCACTTGAACCAGCATCTGCTTCATACCAAACAAGCAAAAAATTGCTGATGGAGGTATATGAAAGTACAATGCTGTATGTATGGGAATATTGAAAGCAAGTCAAATGCACAAAGTATCTCCTGTTGTTGACCATGGGCAGGGAAAGCAGCAAGGAAATCAAAAGTGAGTAACATAAACCACCAAATACGCGAGTCATACACGTATCTGGGTTATTTATGTGCACAGCGAAGAATACCTTGCACAAATTACATTTAATATTTAGTAATATTTAGTGCTAGGGATTTGCTCAAGAGCTGCTCTCTGTGCAAGCTTTGACCAGCCTAGATGCCTGACACAGGCCACCTTCAGTGGCATAAGAGTGGAACACCTTTTCATTTTAGCATCCCATCAGCAGACTACAGGCCGCTACACGACAACCTGTTGGCTACACATTTACAAGTTAATGGCAGGAAATTTTAATAGTGTATCAGTGTTTGTAAATGGTGtgatcctaaaatgaacactacaTTATAAGAGGTTTTCCCACAACCAGAATTGGTCagtaggatatgtcatcaatcctGCTTGATGGTAGTTCAATCCTAAATAATCCTCTAAATGAAGGAGCTGTAGACAAACAATTTAGCTCTTTTAGGGTACGTCCTTATAAAACGGATATACTGTGGATTTGCCTTCGTAGATTTGTGTGTGCTAAGGGTGGCCATACCGAAAACTTTTTCCACACATAAAGGCCCTCTTCtccatttgctgtacaggaacctAAAATACAACTGATTTACcgaagtgctgcctcatttttccCTATGTTTTCGGGATCAGCATGGGTCTCAGAGGTCGGACCCCAGCTGATCATATTTCAGCATATCCTATTGATTTGCTAGCATTTTTTAAGATAGGAATGCCTTTTAAATTACATTGATCAACATCTATACTTTATCTTAAAAGAAGACTTTCCACTATAAACATCAAAAAGAGTAGGCCTTTCCAGATTAAAGGCTATGTGCACTTTTGCAACCATAATTTTACTGCTTAAGGTCACATAAGAGCTGTAtgcataaaaaagtcatatattttcaacttttttacatttaataTACACTGGAGCGATACAATAACTGATGCAAAATACACATTTTCTTCAAATGTATTACAACAGGGATTTTTTATGTCACCTGTATTGTTGTAAAGTATTGTCATAAagaattcaataaaaatatatcctATTTATAAAAAGAACACggattccagctcttcacaataaaatggcttctttattccacttccttaaaatcagacatcaaaaGTAGGACAGtatgctgtgacgcgtttcgggccgaaacgcgtcacagcataCTGTCCTACttttgatgtctgattttaaggaagtggaataaagaagccattttattgtgaagagctggaatcTGTGTTCTTTTTACAATTTGCTCCAGACTGAGTCCAGGTCTGATTATCCGTGCTCCACTAGGAAgtgagaggtgagagctgcagtgatTTCCTTGTTTATCTATCCTATTTATAAAGTATTGCAACAATGACTAGAAAATGAGATAatttaatatgtttttatttcttttatgttCGTATGAATAAAGGGAGTTTGTTAGCAGTTTTAAACCTTGATTAAGTATTAGGTAGGTAGCTGGCTATAGATTACTTTATTGATGCTTTTATTAGTTGCagccttgtgaaaaaaaaaagtgtcctgaaaACTCTCATATGTCTCATATGCTGAATTGCTCAAGGCTTTCTGCAGCGAGATGCACTAcaacccctcccctcttctctgaAGAtggctgtagtggtctcctggttggacacTATAGCTGTCAATCGGAGCAGAGGGGAACAGGTTGTGGAGCAGCTTAGTGCAGagagctgagagaacatgagggaTCACTTTTGGGCCAGCATGCGCTACTACAGGAGTAGCGCATGCTGGtttaaaagtattttttcacagagttttaccacagctggagtgccggaggttagccatcacatctAGACTCTAGGGTAATAGTATCCTTTCAGTCAAGAAGAACATTGCTTGattggaaattcattaaaaaaaaacattcaatcaGGAAATCATCGTTtggtttatgtttatatttttggcAATGATGTCAAGGTCTCTCTCTGTCTCAGTCTTGGCATTTCTGTCTCTCTCACTCTCGGTTTCTAACTCTGTCTCTGACTTTTGGTGTCTGTCTCTTTCTCACTCTCGGTCTCAGTCTCCAACTCCCCTTTTCTCAAGTAACCAAATGGTTATTCCCTAAGGCCATCTGCACACATTGCACAATACACACGTTTTTTCTGTGCCGAACCCCATGCGGAATGACTTcagcgtagtacagtaccagcaaagtttaTGAGactacacaaatctcatgtacactttgcatcTTTTTCccatgcagaaattgacctgccatgtgaatttagaaatccacagcatgtcaatgttTGCAGATCTTTTGTGTGGATTTCACAATTTTAATGCATCTACTCCCGCACCAAAAACCAAAATTATGTATTGTGGTTTTGGTTTGGAAACATACAGAAATCCTCATGGAAATTTGAGCAGATCAGCTGTACGTTAACCTGTGCCCATGTGCAGGTAcactaagggtacggccacaccgtTAAGTTTCTGCATGTAGTATTGGAAGCTAAAATCGGGAATGGatcataaaaagagagaaaatGCAAAGTACAAAtacgacttctcttttttttttattcactactGGTTGTGGTTTCCAAAACTTCATGCAAAAACCTGACTGTGTGCTCGTACCCTAAAAGTTTCATCAGGCTGTCTGATATTGTTATCCTAGAATGAATGCTACTGAAGTGAAATATGCATATATTATACAAATATAGACAATATTAAGTAGTTCTCTAAGGGTAAAAATCATCACAAAATGTACAGATACTGCAGTATACTGTGTGCCTCAGCTTGTTCTCTAGGCCATGTTTTTGAAGCTCCTACTTTAAGGAGGTCTGTACATATATAGGGCCATACAGATCTATGAGTCAACTGTAGGTAACCGATCTATAGCCATGGGCCAGGATCTAAACTGCATTGAGACATATAGTACATTAGAAGGTTTCTGCACTTTATGCATAGTTGATAATGTTGTAAAAAGACACAAGCCTATTAAATCCAACCTGTAATCCTACagtattgatccagaggaaggcaagaaCCTATTTAAGGCAAATACAATTGCCCTATAATAGGAAGGGACTTCAAATGTGGCAATCCCTGAATGACCCATCTCCAGAAACGAATGACATGTGATATGTTCTGCATCCTGATGTGTCTTGAACAAAACGAAATAAATTTGGCCTATTTCTCCTAGCCAACCCCTATTTGACACTCCAAAAAAATACCTATGTACATTCACAGAATCCTACATTCAAACATATCATATCAGTTCTTATCctgcactgaaataaattagaGCTAAGATCTAATGGATAGCTGCaccttcactgtattttttgttctattttttaaTCATCCAACTACAAATATTATGTGTATATTACCATAAATTATGAGTTGTAGACAAATGTTAACCTTCAGAAACCCCTCTACACATAGCGTGTTTAGTCATGTCATATATCGCTAGAACAGGTTTATGCTTTGTGGTTAATGTGAGCATCTGACATCCTATTTGAATAtcttatttttgaaaaaaaaaaaaattcttgtgcACATGGTTGGTGCTTGCGGTTTTGTTTATTGCATGTGTCTGCGAGAAAACTGTATTAGTCATTACACacgtttctgttttgttttttgtgtgatcACTACAAGCAGAAACCAAACTCCACTCTGT from the Bufo bufo chromosome 2, aBufBuf1.1, whole genome shotgun sequence genome contains:
- the LOC120991714 gene encoding interleukin-21-like isoform X2, whose amino-acid sequence is MDVKEECLDTALMCFRSQTPKLHVATGKNQAELDSCIRKVKLSKPHDREGCTSCSNYTKESPEEFLNKMELLLQKIVSKS